The Marasmius oreades isolate 03SP1 chromosome 2, whole genome shotgun sequence genomic sequence AGAACACCGTTCAAGGCTTTCGTTGTGTCGGGCTGTCGgtatttctctctctctctccttcgaTACTATCACTCACAACCCCTCTCTTATGATCAGTCGCGATGGCTGGCCTGACGTTCGGTGCCGAACGTGCTCTATTAGCTCATGAGTCCAAAAGACGAGAGGAGGAGAACGCATTACGAAGACAGGCCCGCCTTGAATTGGCTCAGCGTGGAATCATCCCTACGGAAACTGAAATCACGAAATGGAGAGTGGAAAGAGAGCAACAGATGTCAGCGTTGAATGAAGGTTAGGCAAGTACTTCGACCCATTTCTTGTTGTTGTGGGATCTCCTATATCATCAAGTTTTTTCAGCTTAGTGACTCTCCATCTCGTCGATCCGTTGGGTCTAAAAGGTCTTAACTGACCTGTGTCTACCCGGTCTCCCGATAGTTAAGCTTCGTGGTGACATCCGTGGACAATAGCATGACCACTCACACGATGAAAGCCAGTCTATCACATTTATCCCACAAATTTATATGTTATAATCATCTAGTATGCAATGTCGTTGTATGATAAGTATGAGATTGGATAACACAATCAAAGATGCACAAGAACCAGTCCGATGAGGGATGTAGACGTTGCAGACACGAATGGTCAGTTGAGAAAAAACGGGTCGTGGCCGTGATAGAAAGAGGAGtgaaaaagaaagggaaCAATAACGTATGAGTCATCAATATCCACCATAGGAAACTGTGGTTGGAGGTTGCGGGGGCTGGGGAGGGGGGCCTGGTTGATACATTGGCCCAGATTGTGAGGGAGGTAATGGAGGGGGCGGTATGTTTTGATATTCTCCGAACCGAGGAGGAGCTGGTAATGGCTGGAAATTACTGTGACTAGGCGGAACCGGTAAACTGGCACGGCGACTGGGGGTACGAGGTTTGTACTGTGAGGGTGGTTGTGGCAATGGTGGCGGCCCAGGCATCGCATTCTGCTGAAACTCGGAAGAAGGCGGCTGCGGTGAATTCGACTGCGGCGAATGGGAAAGCGGACTGCCTGAATGTGAGGATCGTAAGGGAGGTGGAGGCGGAACGGACGGGAAGGGAACTGGCGGTGGGGGCGGTGGCACAAGTCCGTTTACCCTTGAAGGACTATAGTTAGCGAGAAGTTGACTGTTAGAAGGGGCCAAGTTATTGTAACTTGGGCCTTGTGGAAGGGGTAACGGCCTGGAACCTCCGGGTCCAGTACTAGAGGAAAGAGAACTGTTGGACGGTGCGGTCGGTATTTCTGGTCCAGCTGGTCCAGGGGAATAACCTCCGTAGGGCAACGGGGTAGCTGATATAGGCGGAATTGAGGGCGTtgacaaaggaaagaaatgtAAATGGGAGGAGATGTGCTGAGAGTCAGAAGGTGGAACGGTGCCAGGCATACTATCGTAGAAACCAGATGGAGGTGGGACAGAATATGACGTTGGGAGGGGTGTATGCGACACTGGTGGAGGGTATGAACCCGAATTGATTTGTGAGGCATAGGATGCAGGAGTGTGAGATACAGGCGGGGCAAACGCAGAAGGTTCCGACGGATGTGTGTTAATTGACGAAGGGTTCGACAACGGTACGAATCCCGAGGACGTCGCCGGAATGCTGTATCTAGGTCCTCGTActgggggtggaggtcgatAATTAGATAGAGAGGATTCATAATCTGGTTGGTAGGGTGTCTGAGGCGGATATGGTGCCTGTTGACCGGATAAGCTTGTCCTAGGGCGGAAACCAGATGGACCGTTTGGAGTCACAGGTCTGTCATATATATATCCAGATCCTGTGTTCGACGTACTGGGGTCGTAAACATTGGAAGGCGTGGAGGAAAACGTAGAAAATCCTGGAGAAGGAGGTCTATACCCGTTGTGTACAGGCTGTAGACAGGTCAACATTGAGAGTAAAGGTCATATAAGGCCACAAACGTACTGGATAAGTCTCGCTTCGCTTAGTCTCTCCGACGGCGAGGTCGCCAAAACTGTGATTGAGGGTTTCTATGGTAGAGTTATGGTTTCGCTCGTAAGGGGGTTGATACAAGTCCAGCATGGAAGACGACGGTCTTAAGGATTCTGAGAGTCGACGGTGGTGATCATGAATAGCACTGGAAGAAACAATTCTAGGCTGAGGCTGTTGTGATTCTCCACCTGCCGGTACGAATACGCCAGGGCCCGCCCAGTCGTTCTTGTTTACTACAGGCGCGGGTACGACTTTCTTCTGCGGCGGTGGTTCCTATCAATAGAGACGTGAGTATCATCACTCAAGACGTTTGATATAACGGGGACCAACGTTCGACCAGAATGTCAACTCCAGATATACTTTCCCAGCGAATCTATCCTTATTCATTAACGTGAACCACTCTGAATACTATCAGAGACGATATACAGGACTTGGAGGTCTAGACGTACCATCAGTCTCTCCATTCGTCAGAACCTCCGTCAGGTCCACATCCGCATCACCAATAAAATCGGGCTCTCTCATGTCGTCTGCAAAACATGCTAGTTTCATCGTCGTTCCTCCCTTGATTCGGTCCAAAGGCTTGCCATcctttggtggtggtggtggcggcgtTCCGTTCCGTACTGGCTCCTCTATATCTTCGTATATCTTAAACCGTAGTTCCTCGTCCCATTCTGGATGTTGACCGCCCTTCTTAATCGCCTTCGTCCGGAGCTTCTTCCCGTTTACAGCAACAACACAATAAGGGTCCTGTTTACCTATGTGTCTTTTATTTGGAAGATGATTCTGAAAGGAGCCACTTCGTGAACAAGCATAGGAagtgaaagaagaaaaacccACAGCTTTCAGAACCACTACGATGAGGGTTCCAATTTCACGACCATTGGTTGGCGTAGTGACGGGCATCACGCTTCGACTTGGAGAAGGGGATCTTGAAGGATTGGCTGAAGTAGGAGTACTGGTAGACTTCGAGCGAAGCTTTTGGAGACGACTCTGAACTGTGGGAAGGGCCATAACAGGAGCGCTAAGGAATTCATTGAGAAGTGACTTTGCCATTGTTTTACCATTGATCACCGCGGCTCGTGGCTCCGAAAATGTCTCTTACTGGTACTCGTTTGATATTTGGCCACCTCTTCATACATAAATTTTGTACTACAGTATTGACGGCGCGGTTTTGTTATGAAAGCTCACTAAAAAGGTATTTCTCTGGAGCGAAACTTATGCCGGAGTGTAACTTTTCCCATCCTTCAAAATCAGCGACGGCTTCCTTTGAGCAAGATCCAATATCATTCTGGCAACATTTATCAGTTACTTTTTGTGGTTGAATCAAAGAAACCGTACTCGGCAAAGTAGCTGTTGGCCCACGCGAACCATGGCCGTGTGTACTGAGTGGCATCGTAGATTGATTGAGATTCGTGGATAAGTCCCAATCCAGCAGTGTTCTATGAAAGTAGTGAGTTGTGATGTATGTGTTTAATTCCCCCAAGACCGACATTGACGATTAGATATAATGACTGAAGgatctcatcatcatcatctgttCCGTAAATCGTTGAAATCAGCGACATCGGCCTAGAAACGCCTGTGGTCATTATAACTCCGAGAGAACGAAATATTAAATTCACCAAGGGTTCCATGGGGTTACATGAGGGCCTCTGCATTAAGATCAAGTCGGAGTTAGCCGATAAAACATTCTCAGCAATGACTTCGCCTACCCAACACCTCTAAAGTTAGCGCCTTTTGCGTAGTATGGGTTTTTGTTGGATAAAAGGACATTTTTTGTCGCGATATAGGTGGGGTCGCTCTTGTCAAGAAATCCAAGATACGGCAGGGATAGAAGGGACTAGGAAACAGTTGTTTAAGATCTATCGCAAAGTTCTGAGCGACCGGGGGAAGGCTCACAGGAACATTTGCGTCGTCCATAACATAACGCCCTCCAAAACCTAGGAGCCAACAATTGAGCGAAGTTCCAGCTCCAGTTTCTCTCCTTACCATTCGTTTCGTAGGCAAATACGTCTTCACGGACCTTTTCGATATTTCAGTGGGCTTAGAATCGCATCAAAATAACCCAGACGCACAGTTGTATTCCAGATAGCATTATGTATCCTTGTGCTCCACTCCTTTGCTGATTGACTGATATTCTGAGCTTGTCCGGTCGCATCTAGCATTCCGGCTAGATGGGTGAGTTCCACGCTCAACATCGCATTAGCCGGGGTAAGGTAAGCTATTGTCATGTTAGAATAGATTCGCCGGACATCTCGAAAGAAGCTTGCCGAATGTGCTAAGGTCGTCAGAGGGTCTATGGTGAGTTCCAACCTACCGAACACAACTTTGGATGAAGTTCGCCGTAACTAGGAAATGAAAAGGTTGGAGCTCACCATACCGGTGTAAGCTTTGGGTTCACCGTTTCCACGATTGTTCACCATTGGAGATAGAGCACCAGCCGTACCAGTCCAATTGTAGAAAGAgatgaagttgaagttgTCGTCGAACGTGCCTTGGGATTGCTCGCGGATCACTCGAAAGATTTGCTCAATGGCAGTGAACCCTGGCCAAAATTTCACGTCAAACTCACATTGAGGCAAAATTAAGCGGCTCACAGTTATCATTCATGAATGATGCATCATTTGTTGCGTTGTAATACGATCTCGACAACTTGAGGAATCCACAGAGGGAATCAAGCTCATACTTGCACTCGAACACGGTTTGGTTGTCCACAGGTCTTAAAGTAAGTGAGCTGGTGAGAAACAGAAGCATCACAGATCACGCACGGATTCACGAGCACGTTATCCGCCCAGTCGTTGTGGGAGGGAGACAAACCGCTTTCGGGAGGAGGTTGGAATGCCCCGCCTTCCAAAGAGTGTGTCAAGATCTGCCAAATCGTACCAGACTCGACTTACAGTACGGATACTCAGCAACGTATCGAGCTTCGTTGTTGATTACAGCTTTGACCAAAGTGGCGAGTTCGGAATCAACGCCAAGTAAGCTGTGATAGTGGGCAAACTACAGCAGGGTGTCAGTCACGGACCATTGGAGCACGGAAGATCTCGGAGTACCTGATTTGCCGTGTCCCGAAGCCATTGCGCCCTTGATTGCTCTCAGTAAAACAAACATTGTAGTGTTCAACCTCCGTAAACGTACGTGATATCCTGCATGAATTCCGGAGATCTGTTTGAAAGTCCATATACAAGATATCAACCACTTACACCCGTTATAATGAATGCGAGATTTTCCGCCTGAAAACACCCTTAGAAACAATTTCCGGAAACACTCGACTTCAGCTATACATACCTCTTTGAAGTATCTTACCGTTGTATCTATGATACATTGGTATTTACAGCGCGTCAAAGAGATAGAAGCTCACCGAGAGTGTTAGGGAAGGTATTTTCGAATAGTCGAGCAATATCTGGGTCCTTGAGACGTGCTTTCATGTCTTTGATTACTTTCTATGAGCGACGCAAATCAAGTTCCTGGGTCTTCTGGTACTGTGAGTACGGACGCTTGAACTCACCTCCACAGCGGTACTGTTGAAGGTGCGGCAAGCGGGTTCGGGTCGCATGAATGGGAGGCCAAGGGCTCCGTTAGAGGGATTCCCTTGAGGGGTCTGAGCCAAAGGTGGGGTCAGCTCTTCACGATGATCAATGTAAAGTACATGGACACACCTTTGCATAATCAGCATAATCCGGACATTGCGCCGAGACGCTGAGCAGCACAGCAGCAGTAATATATGCAGTTGAAAGGCGGAGCTTCATCATGAACCCAAACGAACCACGGAGTAATCCTCTTAGCAAGGAAGTCAAGTCGGACAATCGGGGTGTAAAACAAAAGGCCTGTGATGTTTGAGTCTTTATAAAGGTTCTCCATATCGTCACTGGTCAAGGGACGGCGGGACGCACATGCTAGGGACCACCAGACACGGGACCGCGCAAGCAACAGTTCGCGTGACCAGTGCCACTGTATGGCAGCGAAAGCTTCCCTCCGAAGTCGTACTTTGATGGCCGCAAGAACTGGTGATCCCTAGAGTACCGAAGGATTACAACGACAAATTAAATTATCGGCCAGTAGATATTGACATAGAGATACAGTAGAAAAGAGTTCGCTGCATAGGTTACCACATCCTTCACATGAACAGCTGTAGCTTCAGCGAGCCATGTCAATACTTGGTCTGGAGCTCTGTGCAGTCGTAATTTCTGACGATGGAGGCTCAGATTGAACCGCTGTGGTAGATTCAACCTCTGCACGACTCGGATTCAAGTCTCCATCTTTCTCTTCCAACTCGTTTTCGTTTCCATCTTGCATTCCTCCCTTGTCCTTTGCAGCTccctcttctctttcctttatttctGTCGAGTTCTTTCGGTCGACAGACGACACGATCGCTTTCTCTTCGTCACTATCCATTGGTGACGAAGAAGCCTCTTCATTTGTCACCGTAGTTTGATTATTGGCTGTTGTGTTGTCAGTGTTTTCCGCGGGTGCTATCGGGACAATGGCCTTGGATTGATCAGGTGGATGCGAGGCGACATCTTCAATACCTTCGTCATCTTTCCGATCCTCTGTCTCCACGTTCTCCGTATTTATTTCGCCTGTCACACTGTCAGTCCTGTCATTGATATCCACGTTCTCCGCACTGAACGTACCGGTCCTAACACTATTTGTCGTCCAAAGACTCCTTTCCCTCCCGAAGGATGGAGGTCCGGTGATGTGGATCCGCGCACTCCATCGACTGACCTCACTCTCCCAGCTTCCTCTCCTCGTACTACGCGGGCGTAATGCTCTCATACTTGCATCGACATCTCGATCATCCAACCTTTCATCGTCAATGACAAGTTGACTCGTACTCTCTGCATCTACGTCGTTGCCCCCGAAATGCGACATTGAATCGCCACCGCCACCAACTGCAGAGGGTGGTGAGCTCCACCCTGGCACACCAGGACCACCCACGCGTGATCCGGGCATAGCATAAGCTGAAGATGCTAGAGTCAGTACTGAGGCGTCATCTGAAGGAGGAGACAAGGGGCGTGGGTTGTTACGAGGATGATGGGTGGTGTGCAGAGGGGCCTGTACGATTGGGGTATTGGAAGCCTGTGTATTAGCGGTATTTAAGATGTCCTGTACAGAAGGAGGTCGAGAAGATGTTTGAGGCGATGGAGGCACAGCGCCATTGATCAAGGGGTTTGGATTGGTTGTAGTTGATGACGAACGTGCATGTGGGAAGCGAGTTGGTGTGGGGGGTGCCTGTGCAATGTGTGCCATGCCATTCCCATGTAAATCAATGCTCAACAACGTCGTCGGTTTCGTGCTTGCAGCGATACTCTTGAACGTTCGAGGATCGGATAGatatgaggaggaggaacggGAAGGTGAGGGTGAAGGCGGCGAACTAGGTGGAAGTGGACGAAGTGAGGCATCTTCATCTGCTTCCTGCAGGCTGTTTGGTGACCAAACCGAGTCTGGAGCTAGGGATTCGTTGATGGAATTGTTTTCATGGTCGTCGTCAGAACAACGGGTGTTCTGAACTGCCGCAGCGTCATCGTCCCCATTAAGTGAAACTGTTTTCCGTcgcgcagcagcagcagcactcATGGCATCCAGTTTCGCCTGCTGCCTTCCACCAGGACCGGCAATAGGAGAAGATACTACGCGACCTCCCGTTCTTTGTACAGCAGAGACACGTCCGTTCCCATTTGAAAGGTTCTCGTCCCCTGTTCGTTTCCCTTTGACCGTGCCTCCCAGCTTGCGCTGAAACCAGTCAATGATCGGTTTACGATGAGCTTTCTTCTGCTGGATCTGCTGAGTGTTGGTATTTAAAACCTTGGTCTGAGGTGGTACAAGGGGTTTCGACTGTTTCGGTAGATTTTGTGATATGGTGGTTGTCCTCTCTGTTGACACATTGCGCGTGCTTGAGGCTACGGTAGGAGCCATGATCAAGTGGGAGTCGCAGAGTGACGATGAATGTAAGAGGAAAGGTAATTCAAGCTCAGTTCCTTGGTGGTCAGATACAAAAAGGAGCCGTTTCCACGCTGCAGGGGCTTTACCTAACCCCGCTTACCGTCAACATCAAAGAAATGATGATATATACTACATTTGGTAATGCGCAACGCCGGTTCTGAGAGCGTGCGCTTAGTCAGCACTAATTTGGCGGGTGTCGCGTCTGAAACGCGGCGAATATGAGCATTGACTTTCAACTTGATATGCAACTTCGTGTAGAGTTCAAATCGTAGTACAGACTATGGGAATGGGTAGTACAAATGAATGGCTGTATTTGGATATACCTATCACGAGAATCCATCAAATTCCATATTGAATTACTTATAATACTCGGCAGCGCTCTCCTCGCTACTATGTAGTAGTAGTATATTCATCAGAGAAGCTCCCCGGCCGCACTCTGCTTCGTTGTCTCCCACTCCCACCTTCCTATGCCCAGCGACACCTGTCTATAACCCCACAACGTCCTCCTCTAGCTCTCCTGCACCCTCCAACTCAACTTCGGCATTAAACCGTTCAATTGCCCTTCGCAACTCCTCGTAGCCTACGATAGTACTTCTGAGAATggtttcttcctcttgctCTATCCAACATAGTCCTTGAATTTCTCCTTGACATTTTTGATGAGCTGGAGAGGCATAGACACAGAGCCTTGGGGGAGTTCAGCGTGTTCTGAACGAGCGCGTCGCATTTGTTTACATATGTTTACACTCTATTTTCACTCGATTCATTCATTCCGCGGAGAATAGTTAGTTGAGCTTCCTGGAGCTTCTGGCTCCCCGAAAACACTCGGAAATAGGTTTCTGCAACAATTCAAAATGATTTATCGGAGAATAAGTAAAGATTTCCCATTATTTAAGTGTTTACATGTTGCAAAAGCTGGCATTTCACTAAATTCCGGATTTTTCTCCGATAAATCATTTTATTTTTATCCCAAATATTGATATCCCTAAAGAGTTTGAGTGAGTATGTGGCCGATGTTGAGATTAACTCATTCGCCGTTCTTAATTCAGCATTTGGCGGGGAGGCCAGCCGTGGGAACTGCACGCTCGGCTAACTTTTTGGCGGGAGGATTGCGCATTACCACTACATTATACTACATATTTCGGCACAAAAACTTCAATCGAAAAGCTTTACCAGTCCACCTTCTTGGAGCTCTGCGTTGGAGCCACGGGAATTTTGCCACCCTTCTTCACATATCCAAACCCATCCAACCAGGGCCATGTCGTGCTCCGTCTCTGTTCGAAGCTCTCTATACTCATTAACTTTTGCATCGTCAGGGCGATGTCGTCTAACCCATTCAGCAGACAATCCCTACGGAACGGATCCGTAGTGAACGAGATGGCAGGTTTGCCACTGGCACGACGTACTTCCTGTTTTTCAAGATCCACTTCAAGCTCCTCGCCAGCTTCCGCATCTGCAGCCAAAGTTTGACATTCTTCCTGACTCAGTGCTACGGGAAGCATCCCGTTTTGCATCGAATTGTTACGGAAGATGTCGGCAAAACTAGGCGCAATAACGCAGCGGATTCCAAAGTCCTTCCTATACATCCGGTCAAGATTAAAAAATGCAAATACAGGAACGCCACTTACAAACTCCAGGGTGCATGTTCACGAGAGCTACCACATCCAAAGTTCTTGCCAGTGCAGACGAGAATTTTCGCTTGATCATAGGGAGCGCGATTGAGAACAAAGTCTGTATCATTCCCAGTACGAGGGTCTTTTCGAAGAGTGAAGAACAACGCATTCTTGAGACCAGTTCGTTTTAACGTTTTCAAGAATTGTTTCGGGATAATCATGTCGGTATCAACATTCTCAATATAAAGAGGGGCCGCAGTGCCTCTGACAACGGTAAATTTTTCGACCGAACTAGGGTCTTCGGCGGAGAGTAAAGCTGTACCTGAAGAAGGTGCCGTGGATTGAGTCGGGGCAGGTGATGGTTGAACGGGGTCGTCCATGAACTCGAAAGCGCTGTGAAGTTTGACTTTCGGTCCAGTAGCAACATTGGCTTCAAAAGCACCAAGGAACTTGCGCACATCCGTCAATTTCCCGGTGACAGCTGCAGCTGCAGCCATTCCGGGACTGAGCAAGTGGGTTCGACCTCCAGATCCCTGTCTTCCCTCGAAGTTACGGTTGCTCGTACTTGCGCAACGTTCACCCGGAGACAGTTGATCCGGGTTCATTCCCAAACACATTGAGCAACCCGCTTCACGCCAATCAAACCCCGCTCTCTTGAAAACTGTATCCAGTCCTTCCGCTTCTGCATGCTTTTTGATCAAGCCTGAACCAGGAACGATCATAGCATAAACCCCAGGAGCGACTCTGGCTTCGGGACCAGCAGCGATGACGACTCTGGCTGCCGAGCGCAAATCCTCGATTCGACTGTTGGTGCAAGATCCAATAAATACCTTATCGATCTTGATTTCCTCCATGGGCGTATTCGGAATCAACCCCATGTACTTCAACGCACGCTCTGCAGAGGCACACTTGACAGAATTCGAGAACGACTTGGGATCGGGAACGACACCAGTGATGGGAACCACGTCTTCAGGAGAGGTTCCCCATGTTACAGTAGGTATGATGTCGAAAGCGTCAATCTTCACTTCTATGTCGAACTTGGCACCCTCATCAGATTTGAGAGTTCGCCAATACGCTTCTGCGCGATCCCACGCCTCGCCTCTAGGTGGGGCAAGGGGACGGTCACGAAGGTAAGCAAAGGTAACTTCATCAGGAGCCACCATGCCGGCACGAGCGCCTGCTTCAATACTCATATTGCACATACTCATCCTGGCCTCCATACTAAATCCACGGATCGCAGAACCAGCATACTCGATGACTGCACCAGTTCCACCGGCAGTCCCAATGACGCCGATGATATGGAGGATAACATCTTTGGAAGTAACCCCTTCGTGAAGTTCGCCATCGACTATGATGCGCAtattcttctgcttcttctgtaGCAGGGTCTGTGTCGCAAGCACATGTTCTACCTCTGATGTACCGATGCCAAAAGCCAGCGAACCAAATGCCCCGTGCGCTATTGGCTTGAGTTGAGATCCAGAAAAGTGATGATAAATCGGCACTCACTGGACGTATGGGAGTCACCACACACACAAGTGATGCCTGGAAGCTACGATCGCCGTAAGGAACAGATACGGTAACCATAGATGAGTGTAACATACAGTGAATCCTTGTTCGGGACCGATAATATGAACGATTCCTGTCATTCCAACCGTCAATCGGAGTGGAAGAATCGGTCGACTCGGAGCTACCTTGACGCTTATCGGTCATTCCAAAGTAGGTAACACCAAACTCTTTTACATTTTCTTCGAGTGCGACGCATTGTGCACGGGAATCAGGTTCAGTGATGAAAGATTCGACGTTCACAAAATTCTTGCGAGATGCGGTCCTGGGAAGTGACATCAAGAATTGATCGATGGGATTTGAGAATAACGAACGGAACGTTGTGGTCTACAGTTGCCAATGTACAATCTGGTCGACGGACAGGTCGTCCAGCACTTCGTCTGTCAATCATACCCATTAGTACGCCATCTCTTCCCAACAGTATGATAAAATTAACTTACAATCCCTCAAACGCCTGAGGACTGGTGACTTCGTGGACTAAATGACTTGAAGACAGTGAGTCCAGATGTGTCGTGGACTGGAAAAAGTAACGATTACCGGTCGATATACAACAACGCCAAACCATCGTCGTTAATTTCACTAGAAAGGATGGATAAGTAGACAAAATTGGCAGACGGACAATTGCACGTACACGACATGATCATCCCAAATTTTGTCGTAGAGGGTACGGGGAGCTTGTGCAGGCATAGTCGTGAGTAGCGTAGGATTCTAGATTTAACGCTGGGGGTCTTATACATGGCATCCCCATCGGCCGATTGGACATTTTCGGACTTCATAAACCACCAATCGGATCGCTATTAATTCGGAACCACCCCAACGGCGTATTACCTTATCTTTCCTTTTCCGGACAACTGTGCAGTTCTCAAGCCACAATATCTGTGGCAGTGCTCTCGCTACTGGTAACGCCGTATCCCTCAACACACCCATGGCCAAATCCAAGAAGTACGTTCCCCAGGGGCTATTCAGGCTTGACGACTTATTATCCTCAAAATAGCCATACCGCCCACAACCAGACCAGAAAGGCCCACAGAAATGGCATCAAGAAACCCAAATCCAATCGCACAGTTTCATTGAAGGGTGTATGTCCTCAAGCCCTTTACTCCCTTGACGTTTTCGGCTCAATGAATTCGAATTATTCAGGTTGATTCCAAGGTTTGTTGTGGTATTCAGCAAGAATAGAACATCCATCTCACCTCAGATCTAGTTCCGTCGTAATGCTCGGTTCGCTTTGGTCGGATCCGTGCGTGCCAGTAATGTTTTGCCAATGTATTGTTATACTGATTCGT encodes the following:
- a CDS encoding uncharacterized protein (BUSCO:EOG09260SL3): MPAQAPRTLYDKIWDDHVVEINDDGLALLYIDRHLVHEVTSPQAFEGLRSAGRPVRRPDCTLATVDHNVPTASRKNFVNVESFITEPDSRAQCVALEENVKEFGVTYFGMTDKRQGIVHIIGPEQGFTLPGITCVCGDSHTSTHGAFGSLAFGIGTSEVEHVLATQTLLQKKQKNMRIIVDGELHEGVTSKDVILHIIGVIGTAGGTGAVIEYAGSAIRGFSMEARMSMCNMSIEAGARAGMVAPDEVTFAYLRDRPLAPPRGEAWDRAEAYWRTLKSDEGAKFDIEVKIDAFDIIPTVTWGTSPEDVVPITGVVPDPKSFSNSVKCASAERALKYMGLIPNTPMEEIKIDKVFIGSCTNSRIEDLRSAARVVIAAGPEARVAPGVYAMIVPGSGLIKKHAEAEGLDTVFKRAGFDWREAGCSMCLGMNPDQLSPGERCASTSNRNFEGRQGSGGRTHLLSPGMAAAAAVTGKLTDVRKFLGAFEANVATGPKVKLHSAFEFMDDPVQPSPAPTQSTAPSSGTALLSAEDPSSVEKFTVVRGTAAPLYIENVDTDMIIPKQFLKTLKRTGLKNALFFTLRKDPRTGNDTDFVLNRAPYDQAKILVCTGKNFGCGSSREHAPWSLKDFGIRCVIAPSFADIFRNNSMQNGMLPVALSQEECQTLAADAEAGEELEVDLEKQEVRRASGKPAISFTTDPFRRDCLLNGLDDIALTMQKLMSIESFEQRRSTTWPWLDGFGYVKKGGKIPVAPTQSSKKVDW
- a CDS encoding uncharacterized protein (CAZy:GH125), encoding MMKLRLSTAYITAAVLLSVSAQCPDYADYAKTPQGNPSNGALGLPFMRPEPACRTFNSTAVEKVIKDMKARLKDPDIARLFENTFPNTLDTTVRYFKEAENLAFIITGDITAQWLRDTANQFAHYHSLLGVDSELATLVKAVINNEARYVAEYPYCGAFQPPPESGLSPSHNDWADNVLVNPPVDNQTVFECKYELDSLCGFLKLSRSYYNATNDASFMNDNWFTAIEQIFRVIREQSQGTFDDNFNFISFYNWTGTAGALSPMVNNRGNGEPKAYTGMVGTHHRPSDDLSTFAYLTPANAMLSVELTHLAGMLDATGQAQNISQSAKEWSTRIHNAIWNTTVREDVFAYETNGFGGRYVMDDANVPSLLSLPYLGFLDKSDPTYIATKNVLLSNKNPYYAKGANFRGVGGPHVTPWNPWPMSLISTIYGTDDDDEILQSLYLIVNNTAGLGLIHESQSIYDATQYTRPWFAWANSYFAEMILDLAQRKPSLILKDGKSYTPA
- a CDS encoding uncharacterized protein (BUSCO:EOG09263D2P), with amino-acid sequence MALPTVQSRLQKLRSKSTSTPTSANPSRSPSPSRSVMPVTTPTNGREIGTLIVVVLKANHLPNKRHIGKQDPYCVVAVNGKKLRTKAIKKGGQHPEWDEELRFKIYEDIEEPVRNGTPPPPPPKDGKPLDRIKGGTTMKLACFADDMREPDFIGDADVDLTEVLTNGETDEWFTLMNKDRFAGKVYLELTFWSNEPPPQKKVVPAPVVNKNDWAGPGVFVPAGGESQQPQPRIVSSSAIHDHHRRLSESLRPSSSMLDLYQPPYERNHNSTIETLNHSFGDLAVGETKRSETYPPVHNGYRPPSPGFSTFSSTPSNVYDPSTSNTGSGYIYDRPVTPNGPSGFRPRTSLSGQQAPYPPQTPYQPDYESSLSNYRPPPPVRGPRYSIPATSSGFVPLSNPSSINTHPSEPSAFAPPVSHTPASYASQINSGSYPPPVSHTPLPTSYSVPPPSGFYDSMPGTVPPSDSQHISSHLHFFPLSTPSIPPISATPLPYGGYSPGPAGPEIPTAPSNSSLSSSTGPGGSRPLPLPQGPSYNNLAPSNSQLLANYSPSRVNGLVPPPPPPVPFPSVPPPPPLRSSHSGSPLSHSPQSNSPQPPSSEFQQNAMPGPPPLPQPPSQYKPRTPSRRASLPVPPSHSNFQPLPAPPRFGEYQNIPPPPLPPSQSGPMYQPGPPPQPPQPPTTVSYGGY
- a CDS encoding uncharacterized protein (CAZy:GH125), which produces MMKLRLSTAYITAAVLLSVSAQCPDYADYAKTPQGNPSNGALGLPFMRPEPACRTFNSTAVEKVIKDMKARLKDPDIARLFENTFPNTLDTTVRYFKEAENLAFIITGDITAQWLRDTANQFAHYHSLLGVDSELATLVKAVINNEARYVAEYPYCGAFQPPPESGLSPSHNDWADNVLVNPPVDNQTVFECKYELDSLCGFLKLSRSYYNATNDASFMNDNWFTAIEQIFRVIREQSQGTFDDNFNFISFYNWTGTAGALSPMVNNRGNGEPKAYTGMVGTHHRPSDDLSTFAYLTPANAMLSVELTHLAGMLDATGQAQNISQSAKEWSTRIHNAIWNTTVREDVFAYETNGFGGRYVMDDANVPSLLSLPYLGFLDKSDPTYIATKNVLLSNKNPYYAKGANFRGVGGPHVTPWNPW
- the RPL29 gene encoding 60S ribosomal protein L29 — encoded protein: MAKSKNHTAHNQTRKAHRNGIKKPKSNRTVSLKGVDSKFRRNARFALVGSRRARQEQKASAS